From a region of the Mucilaginibacter auburnensis genome:
- a CDS encoding N-acetylornithine carbamoyltransferase yields MKLFTSVHDVTDINSLAAEALALKQNPYAYKHLGENKTLGLVFLNPSLRTRMSTQKAAMNLGMNVMVLNIDKEGWALELRDGAIMNGTTVEHVREAAAVMGQYVDIIGVRSFPGLKDREEDYSETIFNKFVDFCGVPVVSLESATRHPLQSLADLVTITELKTRRRPKVVLTWAPHIKPLPQAVPNSFAEWMCKADVEFTIAHPEGYELNADFTNGATITHNQDEALADADFIYVKNWSAYEPYGKVLPGNEDWMLTNEKLKGTNDAKVMHCLPVRRNLELSDEILDGPNSVVVHEAGNRVWAAQAVLKHMLEAL; encoded by the coding sequence ATGAAACTTTTTACATCAGTACACGACGTAACCGATATTAACTCGTTAGCAGCCGAAGCATTGGCGCTTAAACAAAATCCATATGCTTATAAGCATCTCGGCGAAAATAAAACCCTCGGACTTGTTTTTTTAAACCCGAGCCTGCGTACCCGCATGAGCACCCAAAAGGCCGCCATGAATTTGGGTATGAATGTTATGGTGTTAAACATAGACAAAGAAGGCTGGGCGCTGGAATTGCGCGACGGCGCTATTATGAATGGTACCACCGTTGAGCACGTACGAGAGGCTGCTGCCGTAATGGGCCAGTATGTTGATATTATTGGCGTACGCTCTTTCCCGGGATTGAAAGACAGGGAAGAGGATTACAGCGAAACCATATTTAATAAATTTGTTGATTTTTGTGGGGTGCCTGTTGTAAGTTTGGAATCTGCTACGCGCCACCCGCTGCAGAGTTTAGCCGATCTGGTTACTATTACCGAACTGAAAACCCGTAGGCGACCAAAGGTTGTTTTGACTTGGGCTCCGCATATTAAGCCGCTTCCGCAGGCAGTACCTAACTCATTTGCCGAGTGGATGTGCAAAGCAGATGTTGAATTTACCATCGCACATCCTGAAGGTTACGAGTTAAATGCTGATTTCACCAACGGCGCCACCATTACGCATAATCAGGACGAAGCTTTGGCTGATGCTGATTTTATCTATGTAAAAAACTGGTCGGCTTATGAGCCTTATGGTAAAGTACTGCCGGGTAATGAAGACTGGATGCTTACCAATGAGAAACTAAAAGGAACCAATGATGCGAAAGTAATGCACTGCTTACCTGTACGCCGTAATTTGGAGCTTTCTGATGAGATATTGGATGGGCCAAACTCGGTAGTAGTACATGAAGCCGGTAACCGTGTTTGGGCAGCCCAGGCGGTTTTGAAACATATGTTGGAGGCATTATAA
- a CDS encoding FMN-binding negative transcriptional regulator, whose translation MYIPKINLMADRAEAISFMQRYNFATIVTVNNGVPNATHLPFVVKERDGQIVLLSHFAKANPQADELLECKPLVIFAEPHAYISTKNYEHERNVPTWNYIAVHAYGTVTLLESEEEKVKLLEESIQFYEAAYMPQWDALPQDYRSGLMKGIVGFEIVVNDLQGKSKISQNRSAAERQNIIKDLSNHADTAARDIADYMKEQH comes from the coding sequence ATGTATATCCCTAAAATAAACTTAATGGCTGACCGGGCAGAAGCCATCAGCTTTATGCAGCGGTACAATTTTGCAACCATTGTTACGGTTAATAATGGAGTGCCAAACGCTACGCATCTGCCATTTGTAGTGAAGGAGCGGGATGGCCAGATAGTTTTGTTATCACATTTTGCCAAAGCTAATCCGCAGGCTGATGAATTGCTGGAGTGCAAACCCTTGGTAATATTTGCCGAACCTCATGCTTACATCTCCACAAAAAACTATGAGCATGAACGCAATGTGCCTACCTGGAATTACATAGCTGTACATGCTTATGGTACAGTAACTTTGTTAGAAAGTGAAGAGGAAAAGGTAAAGCTACTGGAGGAAAGCATTCAATTTTATGAAGCCGCTTATATGCCGCAATGGGATGCTTTACCTCAGGATTATCGCTCAGGCTTAATGAAAGGAATTGTTGGCTTTGAAATTGTGGTTAATGATTTGCAGGGAAAAAGTAAAATCAGCCAAAATCGTTCAGCAGCTGAACGCCAAAATATCATTAAAGACCTTAGCAACCACGCAGATACCGCCGCCCGCGATATTGCCGATTATATGAAAGAACAACATTAA
- a CDS encoding cation:proton antiporter yields MDLFALIALLVIVSAFYSYINARFVKLPGTIGVISVAIIGSILTIAFKNFFPDAAKYLTLLARNIDFSEIVLNIMLGFLLFAGAFTLNVKRLKKEMRPVFLLSTIGVILSCAIFGVIFYGISILFDFDIPLVYCFLFGALISPTDPVAVSAIIKNSKLPDKLETIITGESLFNDGIGLVLFITLLQIARTGTENIDVGEAVFMFIKSVFGGIFLGLLFGFIAFRLMKSINDFQTIVLVSLALVMSISVICAYLEFSIPLAIVSAGLFAGNRSINYDNTERSHQSLEKFWELIDEILNTLLFVMIGLQMINLPFLDKYWLAGAIGIVAILVARWLSIMLPLTFLRRRLKVNYRSVNILTWAGLRGGISIALALALPNGPYKHTILAGAYFIVIFSVIVQGLTLNKLINSADATKVQESD; encoded by the coding sequence ATGGATCTGTTTGCATTAATTGCCCTTTTAGTGATAGTGAGTGCATTTTACTCTTATATCAATGCCCGATTTGTTAAACTGCCGGGCACCATCGGTGTTATTAGTGTAGCTATTATAGGTTCTATATTAACTATAGCGTTCAAAAACTTTTTCCCCGATGCAGCGAAGTACTTAACCCTGCTGGCCCGCAATATTGATTTCTCCGAAATTGTACTCAATATTATGCTGGGGTTTTTACTTTTTGCCGGTGCCTTTACCTTGAATGTAAAACGGCTGAAAAAAGAAATGCGACCGGTATTTCTATTGAGTACCATAGGCGTTATTTTATCGTGCGCAATATTTGGGGTGATATTTTACGGAATTTCAATACTTTTTGATTTTGATATACCACTTGTTTATTGTTTTTTGTTTGGCGCGCTTATTTCGCCTACTGACCCTGTAGCTGTTAGTGCCATCATCAAAAACTCAAAGCTCCCCGATAAACTGGAGACTATTATAACCGGCGAATCCTTATTTAATGATGGCATTGGCCTGGTTCTGTTTATCACCCTTTTGCAAATAGCCCGCACCGGCACAGAAAATATAGATGTTGGCGAGGCTGTGTTTATGTTCATCAAATCTGTATTTGGCGGCATTTTTTTAGGGTTATTATTTGGCTTTATTGCTTTCAGACTCATGAAATCCATTAATGATTTTCAAACCATTGTGCTGGTTTCTCTGGCGCTGGTTATGAGTATCTCGGTAATTTGCGCCTACCTTGAATTTTCTATACCGCTGGCTATTGTTTCGGCTGGTTTATTTGCCGGTAACCGTTCCATTAATTATGATAATACGGAACGTTCGCATCAATCTCTTGAAAAGTTTTGGGAGTTGATAGATGAGATATTAAACACCTTACTTTTTGTAATGATAGGCCTGCAAATGATCAACCTGCCATTTTTAGATAAGTACTGGCTGGCTGGTGCCATTGGCATTGTGGCTATCTTAGTAGCGCGCTGGTTAAGTATAATGCTTCCGTTAACATTTCTGCGCAGAAGGCTTAAAGTAAACTACAGGAGTGTGAATATTTTAACCTGGGCGGGTTTGCGGGGAGGTATTTCAATAGCTTTAGCGTTAGCCCTGCCTAACGGACCTTATAAGCATACTATTTTAGCAGGGGCGTATTTTATTGTGATATTTTCAGTAATCGTTCAGGGCCTAACATTGAACAAGCTCATCAATTCTGCAGATGCAACAAAAGTGCAGGAATCGGATTAA
- a CDS encoding NAD(P)/FAD-dependent oxidoreductase: MKNRYMDNNINKKPRVVIIGGGFAGLQVAKNLKNTPVEILMLDKHNYHTFQPLLYQVAVGALPADSIAFPIRRIFTFQDNFNFNMANVLKINPDSNTLDTNIGPIHYDYLVVATGSNTNFLGNDQIAHFAMPMKNVPEALNMRVLVLQNLEKALVTRDEEEREALMTFVVVGGGPTGVELSGALAEMRRLILSKDYRYLKEQHMSVYLIESKERLLAAMSEKASTVAKEYLINDKVTVYNGVRVQSYDGSTLTINNGEVIKTHNVFWAAGVKGEFPEGLENATIARGTRIQTDEINRVTGYQNIFAIGDTSAIISEEFPNGHPGVAPVAIQQGQQLAKNLLRIIKEEPTVPFKYHDKGTLATVGRNKALADIGKLKLTGFIAWILWGFVHIMSLAGFSNKAAVFMEWVINYLTKNSDNRLILRPFNTETRKVDPDH; encoded by the coding sequence TTGAAAAACAGATACATGGACAACAACATCAATAAAAAACCCCGTGTAGTAATAATAGGTGGCGGCTTTGCCGGGCTGCAAGTAGCTAAAAATTTAAAAAACACTCCGGTTGAAATATTAATGCTGGATAAGCATAACTACCACACCTTTCAGCCCCTTTTATACCAGGTTGCAGTAGGCGCCTTACCGGCAGACTCCATAGCTTTCCCTATACGCCGGATATTCACTTTTCAGGATAACTTTAATTTCAACATGGCCAATGTGTTGAAGATCAATCCGGATAGTAATACGCTTGATACCAACATTGGCCCAATACACTATGATTATTTGGTGGTAGCTACCGGCTCAAACACCAACTTTTTAGGTAATGACCAAATAGCCCATTTTGCCATGCCTATGAAGAACGTGCCGGAAGCATTGAACATGCGTGTACTGGTGTTACAAAATCTGGAAAAGGCATTGGTAACACGCGACGAGGAAGAACGAGAAGCGCTGATGACCTTTGTTGTAGTGGGCGGCGGTCCCACCGGTGTTGAACTATCGGGCGCGTTAGCTGAGATGCGCCGGCTGATATTGAGTAAAGACTACCGTTACTTAAAAGAGCAACACATGAGTGTTTACCTCATAGAAAGCAAAGAACGCTTATTAGCTGCCATGTCTGAAAAAGCATCAACAGTTGCTAAAGAATATCTGATCAACGACAAAGTGACTGTTTATAACGGCGTACGCGTGCAAAGTTATGATGGAAGTACTTTAACCATTAACAACGGAGAAGTGATCAAAACCCATAATGTATTTTGGGCCGCGGGTGTTAAAGGTGAGTTTCCGGAAGGTTTGGAAAATGCTACCATAGCGCGTGGCACCCGTATACAAACAGACGAGATCAACCGTGTTACGGGTTATCAAAATATTTTTGCCATTGGCGATACATCAGCCATTATAAGCGAAGAATTTCCAAACGGGCATCCGGGAGTTGCGCCTGTAGCTATACAACAAGGGCAGCAACTGGCTAAAAACCTGCTGCGAATTATCAAAGAAGAACCAACCGTGCCCTTTAAATATCATGATAAAGGAACTTTAGCTACGGTTGGCCGCAACAAAGCGCTTGCTGATATTGGCAAGCTGAAATTAACCGGCTTTATTGCCTGGATACTTTGGGGTTTTGTGCATATTATGTCGTTGGCTGGCTTCTCTAACAAAGCTGCTGTTTTTATGGAATGGGTAATTAACTACCTGACTAAAAATAGCGATAACAGGCTTATTTTAAGGCCCTTTAATACCGAAACACGAAAAGTTGATCCCGATCATTAA
- a CDS encoding alpha/beta fold hydrolase, whose translation MKKLILFSLFALIISVAGAQVKTVDSNTDGKYVQVNGAKLWVVTIGEGDPIIFIAGGPGGAHPGLRSFDPLAEKKHQLIYFDGFGRGKSDTAKNVAEYTIARDVEDLEGLRKALNLNKISVLGHSYGGVVAQGYAIKYPQNVSHLILADTFHSFIMWQENDDNSNHEIRVGYPEVWDELMKIREQGAVSSDAKHQEIYGRVPYGFMYAYNPDKFTGRGGKPYPNSFNSKLYYQMVGKDGDFIVGSDIGNFDFRKQLKDLKMPVLIVTGRYDRVAVPWMAVKYKEYCPQAQFVMFEKSGHNPQVEEPEKEFQLINEFLAK comes from the coding sequence ATGAAAAAGCTTATACTGTTTTCTTTATTCGCATTGATAATAAGCGTAGCGGGTGCTCAGGTTAAAACTGTTGACAGCAATACCGACGGCAAGTATGTGCAGGTTAACGGCGCCAAACTTTGGGTTGTTACTATAGGAGAGGGCGACCCCATAATTTTTATAGCCGGTGGTCCCGGTGGCGCTCATCCGGGCCTGCGCAGTTTTGACCCCCTGGCTGAGAAAAAACATCAGCTCATTTATTTTGACGGCTTTGGCAGGGGTAAATCTGACACGGCAAAAAACGTTGCAGAATACACCATAGCACGCGATGTTGAAGATTTGGAAGGTTTGCGCAAAGCCTTAAATCTCAACAAAATTTCTGTTTTAGGTCATTCTTACGGTGGGGTAGTAGCGCAGGGTTATGCTATTAAGTATCCTCAAAATGTTAGTCATTTAATTTTGGCGGACACTTTCCATAGTTTTATTATGTGGCAGGAAAATGATGACAACTCCAACCACGAAATAAGAGTGGGTTATCCGGAAGTGTGGGACGAGCTGATGAAGATACGTGAACAGGGCGCCGTATCAAGCGATGCTAAACACCAGGAAATTTATGGCCGTGTTCCATACGGATTTATGTATGCCTATAATCCTGATAAATTTACAGGGCGTGGCGGCAAACCTTATCCTAATTCCTTCAATAGTAAACTGTATTACCAAATGGTGGGTAAGGATGGCGATTTTATTGTGGGTAGCGATATTGGCAATTTTGATTTCAGAAAACAGTTAAAAGATCTTAAAATGCCCGTACTGATAGTTACGGGAAGATATGATCGTGTTGCCGTGCCATGGATGGCTGTTAAGTACAAGGAGTATTGCCCGCAGGCACAATTTGTAATGTTTGAAAAATCGGGCCATAACCCACAGGTGGAAGAGCCTGAAAAAGAGTTTCAGCTCATTAACGAGTTTTTGGCGAAGTAA
- a CDS encoding citrate synthase, whose product MSGKAQLQLDGKTYELPVIEGSEGEKAIDISKLRDQTGYVTLDVGYKNTGATKSNITFLDGELGVLKYRGYPIEQLAEKSTFIEVAYLLIYGELPTAEQLTKFQSDLTHHTLLHEDMKKFFDGFPSKSHPMGQLSSLVAALSAFYPESLKSNQTAEEQNQSIIKVLAKMATVVSWIYKKSLGHPVIYPQNKYDYVTNFLNMTFGQRTEEVEIDPVVVSAMNTLLILHADHEQNCSTSTVRIVGSSESNIYASVSAGISALWGPLHGGANQAVIEMLEQIKNDGGDTDKWIAKAKDKNDPFRLMGFGHRVYKNFDPRAKIIKKACDDILEKLGINDEVLEIAKRLEEVALQDPYFVERKLYPNVDFYSGIIYRALGFPTDMFTVLFALGRLPGWIAQWKEMKENKEPIGRPRQIYTGATNREYVDLDKR is encoded by the coding sequence ATGTCTGGCAAAGCACAACTACAACTTGATGGAAAAACGTATGAACTCCCTGTAATTGAGGGTTCGGAGGGTGAAAAAGCGATAGATATTTCTAAATTAAGAGATCAAACGGGTTATGTAACGCTTGATGTGGGCTACAAAAATACAGGAGCTACAAAAAGTAACATTACGTTTTTAGATGGTGAGCTGGGCGTATTAAAATACCGTGGCTACCCAATTGAGCAACTGGCCGAGAAATCAACTTTTATTGAAGTTGCCTATTTATTGATATATGGGGAGTTGCCAACGGCTGAGCAGCTTACAAAATTTCAAAGTGATTTAACGCATCACACGCTGCTGCACGAGGATATGAAGAAATTTTTTGATGGTTTTCCGTCAAAATCTCATCCAATGGGTCAGCTCTCATCATTAGTTGCCGCGCTGTCTGCATTTTACCCTGAATCATTAAAATCCAATCAAACTGCCGAGGAGCAAAATCAAAGCATTATTAAGGTTTTGGCTAAAATGGCTACTGTGGTATCATGGATATACAAGAAATCTTTGGGCCATCCGGTTATTTATCCTCAAAACAAATACGACTATGTTACCAACTTCCTGAACATGACCTTCGGTCAGCGTACAGAAGAAGTGGAAATTGATCCGGTAGTGGTTAGCGCAATGAATACCTTGCTTATTCTGCATGCAGATCATGAGCAAAACTGCTCTACTTCTACTGTGCGTATTGTTGGTTCATCTGAGTCAAACATTTACGCATCTGTTTCTGCAGGTATCTCAGCTTTATGGGGACCACTGCACGGTGGCGCCAACCAAGCCGTAATTGAAATGCTGGAGCAGATCAAAAACGATGGCGGAGATACCGATAAATGGATAGCTAAAGCTAAAGATAAAAATGATCCTTTCCGTTTAATGGGCTTTGGTCACCGCGTTTACAAGAACTTTGACCCACGCGCCAAGATCATTAAAAAAGCTTGCGATGATATTTTAGAAAAACTGGGTATTAACGATGAGGTATTAGAAATTGCCAAACGCCTGGAAGAAGTTGCGTTGCAAGACCCATACTTTGTTGAACGTAAGCTTTATCCTAACGTTGACTTTTACTCAGGCATTATTTACCGTGCGTTAGGCTTCCCAACAGATATGTTCACTGTATTGTTTGCTCTTGGCCGTTTACCGGGATGGATTGCACAGTGGAAAGAGATGAAAGAGAACAAGGAGCCAATTGGCCGTCCGCGTCAAATATACACCGGAGCTACTAACCGTGAGTATGTAGACCTGGATAAAAGATAG
- a CDS encoding PAS domain-containing hybrid sensor histidine kinase/response regulator: MHFSLYLIVAFVGLTLLSFLVILLVRGLLKRLDNKVSAHLNARDDLNALLNSLNDVIFEFNEERVCLNVWFNERDDRVVDPRVCIGKKLEEVIGYEKALKFNQALDFAIDYKQPTSLEYVSDFGTGAWLLAKVTPVFDNKGKYLNRVSASVSNISEQKRYESKLKEKELLLLEAQHVAKIGNWLYDKASQEIFLSESLFRIMGSEGLALKGRAAFEYYISLVHHDDREKCQSFLSAVSSSATKQLEHKLITPEGELKYIRIIVGDKTLNNDGTIQRVAGIIQDITEIKLSEKLIKRGKAELIEAQTIAKIGNWSWRPSTKKLSYSDELVNIFEVNTTKFISISPFRFLLKVVHENDRQIVRNLYKSGINASDHSCVFRILTSQKKVKYISIIIGKILRNEKGQLNKIIGTIQDITEQKQFELDYTRTDDKFKRILEAVNLVAVTVDRTGTIVFCNQHLANLLGYTRDEIIGMNWYNSFIPDGIVQHINGMIDADALPSKYTNAIKCKDGSECIISWKNTMTRDENGEIDEITGIGEDVTEQFRVTQELISAKEMAEKSSKFKSEFLSTMSHEIRTPMNAVIGTTNLLLNENPRPEQMEYLNILKFSGENLLAIINDILDYNKIEAGKLELNPQNFDLRQLAQKTIHIFSARAAEKNLQLELLADDGIPDNLMGDQQRLSQILNNLISNAIKFTDSGKITLQLQLIIKGDAGVTVKFVVADTGIGISPEHQSVIFDPFVQDPVINQPVHMGTGLGLAITKRLVNLHKSDISVVSDTGKGAQFTFVITFALAHTEITEEKKNVGVQDVGALNGMQVLVVDDNKMNLLIASKFLKKWHINVDSANNGEEAVSIAAQKRYDLIIMDLQMPFMNGFEATEKIREFDIEVPIIALTADAMPDTYDKAISSGMNDYLTKPFVPDVLFNKISTYYKKRDY, encoded by the coding sequence ATGCATTTCAGCCTCTACCTTATAGTTGCTTTTGTCGGTTTAACATTATTATCTTTTTTAGTCATATTACTGGTACGCGGTCTATTAAAAAGGTTAGACAACAAAGTATCTGCGCACCTCAATGCACGCGATGATCTGAACGCTTTGTTAAATTCATTGAACGATGTAATATTTGAATTTAACGAGGAGAGAGTTTGCCTTAATGTTTGGTTCAATGAACGCGACGATAGGGTAGTTGATCCGCGGGTTTGTATCGGCAAAAAGCTGGAAGAAGTTATTGGTTATGAGAAAGCGCTTAAATTTAATCAAGCACTTGATTTTGCTATAGATTACAAGCAGCCAACTTCATTAGAGTATGTATCAGACTTTGGTACCGGAGCCTGGTTGTTAGCTAAAGTTACCCCGGTATTTGATAACAAGGGTAAATACCTCAATCGTGTTTCGGCATCGGTTTCAAATATATCAGAGCAAAAAAGATATGAGAGTAAGCTGAAAGAGAAAGAGCTGCTTTTACTTGAAGCACAGCATGTGGCCAAAATAGGTAATTGGCTGTATGATAAAGCAAGTCAGGAGATATTCTTATCGGAAAGCCTTTTCCGCATAATGGGAAGCGAGGGTTTAGCGCTAAAAGGCAGAGCCGCTTTTGAGTATTATATCAGTCTGGTTCATCACGACGACAGGGAAAAATGCCAATCTTTTTTGAGTGCTGTTTCATCTTCCGCAACGAAGCAGTTGGAGCACAAATTGATTACACCGGAAGGTGAGCTCAAATACATCAGGATTATTGTTGGAGACAAAACCTTAAATAACGACGGTACTATTCAGCGGGTGGCTGGAATTATACAAGACATTACGGAGATAAAATTATCCGAAAAACTTATTAAACGCGGCAAAGCGGAACTTATAGAAGCACAAACTATTGCCAAAATAGGTAATTGGAGTTGGCGCCCATCAACCAAAAAGTTATCATATTCTGATGAGCTTGTCAATATTTTTGAGGTAAATACCACAAAGTTTATCAGCATTTCTCCTTTTCGGTTCTTGTTGAAAGTGGTACACGAAAACGATAGGCAGATAGTTAGAAACCTATACAAAAGTGGTATCAATGCTTCAGATCATAGTTGCGTTTTCAGAATACTCACCTCTCAAAAAAAAGTAAAGTATATAAGTATTATCATTGGGAAGATACTGAGAAACGAAAAAGGACAACTAAACAAAATAATAGGTACGATTCAGGATATTACCGAACAAAAACAGTTTGAGCTGGATTACACCAGAACTGACGATAAATTTAAACGAATTTTAGAGGCCGTTAACCTGGTTGCAGTAACAGTTGACAGAACGGGCACCATTGTATTTTGCAACCAGCACCTGGCAAATTTGCTTGGCTACACACGCGACGAAATAATTGGAATGAATTGGTATAACTCATTTATTCCTGACGGCATAGTTCAGCACATAAACGGAATGATTGACGCGGATGCACTACCGAGTAAGTATACCAACGCCATCAAATGTAAAGATGGGAGTGAATGCATCATCAGTTGGAAAAACACCATGACGCGCGATGAGAACGGTGAGATAGACGAGATAACCGGCATTGGCGAGGATGTAACTGAGCAATTTCGTGTAACACAGGAATTGATATCGGCCAAGGAGATGGCTGAAAAGTCTTCAAAATTTAAATCAGAGTTCCTTTCAACCATGAGCCATGAGATACGCACACCCATGAACGCTGTTATAGGAACAACCAATTTGTTATTGAATGAAAATCCTCGTCCGGAGCAGATGGAATATCTTAATATATTGAAGTTTTCGGGCGAAAATTTATTGGCTATTATCAATGATATACTTGATTACAATAAAATTGAAGCAGGTAAACTTGAACTAAATCCTCAAAATTTTGACTTGCGGCAATTGGCCCAAAAAACCATTCATATATTTAGTGCGAGGGCAGCTGAAAAAAACCTGCAGCTTGAACTTTTAGCAGATGATGGTATTCCTGATAATTTAATGGGCGACCAGCAAAGGCTAAGTCAAATATTAAATAACCTGATAAGCAATGCGATCAAGTTTACAGATAGCGGAAAAATAACGTTGCAATTGCAACTAATAATTAAAGGTGATGCAGGCGTTACGGTGAAATTTGTTGTGGCAGATACGGGAATAGGTATTTCACCCGAACATCAATCTGTGATATTTGATCCGTTTGTTCAAGATCCGGTAATTAATCAACCGGTGCATATGGGCACAGGGTTGGGTTTGGCTATAACCAAACGTTTGGTAAATCTGCACAAAAGCGATATATCGGTAGTTAGCGATACAGGCAAAGGCGCACAGTTTACATTTGTTATCACGTTTGCATTAGCTCATACTGAAATAACCGAAGAGAAAAAGAATGTTGGCGTTCAGGATGTAGGCGCATTGAACGGAATGCAAGTGCTGGTTGTAGACGATAATAAAATGAACCTTTTAATAGCGTCGAAGTTTTTAAAGAAATGGCATATCAACGTAGATTCTGCAAACAACGGCGAAGAAGCAGTTAGCATAGCGGCGCAAAAGCGCTACGACTTAATCATAATGGATCTGCAAATGCCATTTATGAACGGTTTTGAAGCTACCGAAAAGATCCGCGAGTTTGATATTGAAGTGCCGATAATCGCGCTTACTGCAGATGCAATGCCTGATACTTACGACAAAGCTATATCATCTGGTATGAATGACTATCTAACCAAGCCATTCGTACCAGATGTTTTGTTTAATAAAATATCTACCTACTATAAAAAGCGCGATTATTAA
- the proC gene encoding pyrroline-5-carboxylate reductase — protein sequence MSSQQHVAILGSGNIGLSLAKGLVKSGLWQPQQITLTRRNVDAMAEYATQGYQTTTNNMKAAKRADIVILAVLPQQLNKLLDEIKPAIKSEKQLLVSVISGVSCEDIRSYLEMNVQVVRAMPNTAIAIGDSMTCIATDNGSVKNVNLVKSLFDTVGVSIQINEELMTSATALCACGIAFFLRSVRAASQGGTEIGFHAHDALKMAAQTAKGAANLLLQLSSHPEQEIDKVTSPKGCTIAGLNEMEHNGFSSAMIKGIKLSAEKAGDLYKAED from the coding sequence ATGAGTTCGCAACAACATGTTGCCATTTTAGGCAGCGGAAATATTGGTCTATCATTGGCTAAAGGCTTGGTAAAATCAGGCCTGTGGCAGCCACAACAAATAACACTTACACGCCGTAACGTTGACGCTATGGCCGAGTACGCAACACAGGGTTATCAAACCACTACCAATAATATGAAGGCCGCCAAACGTGCCGACATTGTTATACTTGCAGTATTACCTCAACAGCTCAACAAACTGCTTGATGAAATAAAACCGGCTATCAAGTCGGAAAAACAATTGCTCGTATCGGTTATATCAGGCGTTAGCTGCGAGGACATACGCTCCTATTTAGAAATGAACGTACAGGTGGTACGCGCTATGCCAAATACGGCCATAGCCATAGGCGACTCCATGACCTGTATAGCAACTGATAACGGCAGCGTAAAAAATGTAAACCTGGTGAAATCATTATTTGACACGGTTGGCGTAAGCATCCAGATCAATGAGGAGCTGATGACATCAGCAACTGCTTTGTGTGCCTGCGGCATAGCTTTCTTTTTGCGTTCGGTACGGGCAGCTTCGCAGGGTGGCACCGAAATTGGCTTTCATGCACATGATGCTTTAAAAATGGCGGCTCAAACTGCTAAAGGCGCTGCAAATCTTTTACTGCAGCTATCTTCGCACCCTGAGCAAGAGATAGATAAGGTAACATCTCCGAAAGGTTGTACCATTGCCGGATTAAATGAAATGGAACATAACGGGTTTAGTTCAGCTATGATAAAAGGCATTAAACTATCTGCCGAGAAAGCCGGCGACCTTTACAAAGCCGAAGATTAA
- the argB gene encoding acetylglutamate kinase has protein sequence MTANTLNIIKIGGNVIDNSENLYHFLKDFKDLDGYKILVHGGGKIATQVSESLGIEARMIDGRRITDVETLRVVTMVYGGLVNKNIVAQLQRFGTNAIGLTGADGNLIKARKRPVKTIDYGFVGDLFDGSINSTGIASLLQAGFTPVFSALTHDGEGQLLNTNADTIASALAVAMSGLFETTLIYCFEKKGVLMDVNDDESVIREIDPARYEDLKIQQIIHSGMLPKLDNAFTAIACGVKAVVIGRSDDLGNIRENKPFGTRLSKNT, from the coding sequence ATGACTGCAAACACCCTTAATATTATTAAAATTGGTGGAAATGTTATAGATAATTCTGAAAATCTATATCATTTTCTTAAAGATTTTAAAGATTTAGACGGTTACAAGATATTAGTACATGGCGGAGGAAAGATTGCCACGCAGGTATCTGAAAGTTTGGGCATTGAAGCCAGAATGATTGACGGCAGGCGTATAACTGACGTTGAGACACTTAGGGTAGTGACCATGGTATACGGAGGCTTGGTTAACAAAAATATTGTAGCACAGCTGCAACGCTTTGGCACCAATGCTATTGGGTTAACAGGTGCCGATGGCAACCTGATAAAAGCACGTAAACGCCCTGTAAAAACTATTGATTATGGTTTTGTAGGCGATTTATTTGATGGTTCAATAAACAGCACCGGTATAGCCAGTTTATTACAGGCAGGCTTTACACCGGTTTTTAGCGCGCTTACGCATGATGGCGAAGGGCAGCTATTAAACACCAACGCCGATACAATTGCGTCGGCTTTAGCGGTGGCAATGTCAGGATTATTTGAAACTACATTGATCTACTGCTTTGAGAAAAAGGGTGTGTTGATGGATGTGAATGATGACGAATCAGTTATCAGGGAAATTGATCCGGCACGCTATGAAGATTTAAAAATACAGCAGATCATCCACAGTGGTATGCTACCTAAACTGGATAACGCATTTACGGCAATAGCCTGTGGTGTTAAAGCGGTAGTGATAGGACGATCAGACGATCTGGGTAATATTAGAGAGAATAAACCGTTTGGTACACGATTAAGTAAAAACACATGA